In Romboutsia lituseburensis, a genomic segment contains:
- a CDS encoding SH3 domain-containing protein, producing the protein MKTKKKLSIGSLGALALTLSSIAPVNAQSVQAQTLQNLNLRTGPSTSYSILLTLKKGTIVEVLETSNHWTLVKYNNSTGYVASNYLKNASINNNSSPSEDLSNDSLKLMECTIGNLNIRKGPSTSDSIIGKLDKTDRVYVSYHTYNGWTRIKYANGYGYVSSKFLTNIKEDVTVNLTMQCNVNSLNIRKGPSSTEPVLGSLKYKDKVNVVMNLNNGWSKINFNGGYAYVNTNYISNSVSTPSNSTFMKCNTDVLNIRSEPSKSEKIIGKLKKGEKVEVIYHLNSGWTRIKFNTSYGYVSNSYLI; encoded by the coding sequence ATGAAAACGAAAAAAAAATTATCAATAGGATCACTAGGTGCACTTGCACTTACTTTATCCAGTATAGCGCCTGTAAATGCTCAATCAGTTCAAGCGCAGACTTTACAAAATCTTAATTTAAGAACGGGCCCTAGTACAAGTTATTCAATACTATTAACATTAAAAAAAGGAACTATCGTTGAAGTACTTGAGACGTCTAATCACTGGACTTTAGTAAAGTATAATAACTCAACTGGATATGTAGCTTCTAATTATTTAAAAAATGCATCGATTAACAATAATTCTTCTCCAAGTGAAGATTTATCTAATGATTCTTTAAAACTTATGGAATGTACTATCGGTAACCTAAATATAAGAAAAGGTCCTTCTACTTCTGATTCCATAATAGGAAAGTTAGATAAGACAGATAGAGTCTATGTTTCATACCATACATATAATGGATGGACTAGAATAAAATATGCAAACGGATATGGATATGTTAGCTCTAAATTTTTAACTAATATAAAAGAAGATGTTACGGTTAATTTAACTATGCAATGTAATGTAAATTCTTTAAATATAAGAAAAGGTCCATCTTCAACTGAGCCTGTCTTAGGTAGCTTGAAATATAAAGATAAAGTAAATGTTGTAATGAATTTAAACAATGGATGGTCTAAAATTAATTTTAATGGCGGATATGCCTATGTAAATACAAATTATATTTCTAACTCTGTATCTACTCCTTCAAATTCAACATTCATGAAATGTAATACAGATGTATTGAATATTAGAAGTGAACCATCTAAATCAGAAAAAATTATAGGAAAACTAAAAAAAGGTGAAAAAGTAGAAGTTATTTATCATTTAAATTCCGGGTGGACTAGAATAAAATTTAATACTAGTTATGGATATGTCTCTAACTCATATCTAATTTAA
- a CDS encoding metallophosphoesterase: MKIINKILKIVLVFIVSILILSVAMFGYSKYIEPKLLTVKNYEINENKDKSTQTIKVVQFTDSQLGDFYELSQLEDVVEKINKQNPDIVVFTGDLIDKMSKYEEKENVSNVLSKINADLGKFAIWGNHDYGGGGHKYYDNIMEKAGFKVLVNETIEIVLNNNKSLSIYGLDEAMFGSPDSKSLIKNMKKSNFNLLLLHEPDLIDGFKNSNVNLALAGHSHGGQVAVPFMGAIITPPIAKKYTKGFYDIEKDIKLYVNTGLGNTKMPYRFMNIPQISVFNISI; encoded by the coding sequence ATGAAGATCATAAATAAAATATTAAAAATAGTATTAGTATTTATAGTTTCTATATTAATATTATCAGTCGCTATGTTCGGGTATTCAAAGTATATAGAACCAAAGTTGTTAACAGTTAAGAATTATGAAATAAATGAAAATAAAGATAAAAGTACTCAAACTATCAAGGTAGTTCAATTTACAGATAGTCAGCTAGGAGATTTTTATGAATTATCTCAGTTAGAAGACGTAGTTGAAAAAATAAATAAGCAAAATCCAGATATAGTTGTTTTTACTGGGGATTTGATTGATAAGATGAGTAAATATGAAGAAAAGGAAAATGTTTCTAATGTACTTTCAAAAATAAATGCGGATTTAGGAAAATTTGCGATATGGGGTAATCATGATTATGGGGGAGGAGGTCATAAGTATTACGATAACATAATGGAAAAGGCTGGATTTAAAGTTTTGGTTAATGAAACAATAGAAATAGTATTAAATAATAATAAAAGTTTATCAATTTATGGGCTAGATGAAGCCATGTTTGGAAGTCCAGATTCTAAGTCATTAATTAAAAATATGAAAAAAAGTAATTTTAATTTACTATTATTGCACGAACCTGATTTAATAGATGGATTTAAAAATTCAAATGTTAATTTAGCTTTAGCTGGCCATAGTCATGGTGGTCAAGTAGCAGTACCTTTTATGGGAGCGATAATTACACCACCTATAGCTAAAAAATATACAAAAGGATTTTACGATATAGAAAAAGATATAAAATTATATGTAAATACAGGGCTTGGAAACACGAAAATGCCATATCGATTTATGAATATACCGCAAATATCAGTATTTAATATAAGTATTTAA
- a CDS encoding helix-turn-helix domain-containing protein, producing the protein MDKLEVGKVIKVLRRGNEITQEQLANFIGVSVAAVSKWESGTTYPDITILPVLASFFDVTIDTLMNYRIDLTDEEINQIGQECEMLIVENKMDEGLELTEKYLKRYPNNWKLKYRLSNIYTLVMVKIPKKEKQNEMINRYINILEEISNNTTNIELKELSLVSLSSGYMMNNQANKAEEVIKKIYKPSCDPDVILPLIYMQQDKVEEAKKLMQENLYKSLKEALVSSMSLSSINYNYKDGMDEKYVDFEKAERYIKLSDSIRKLLPDQRSNHDTYIYLYDLESKRGRLDKALDYLEEMIDSIRDINLNKHNFINEHWCYDKIEDKSIDIKLDIYGMLITALKERENLFKDNKRFENIIKELEILKEKNQI; encoded by the coding sequence ATGGATAAACTAGAAGTAGGAAAAGTAATAAAGGTACTTAGAAGGGGAAATGAAATAACACAGGAACAGCTAGCAAATTTTATAGGGGTATCAGTTGCAGCAGTTTCAAAATGGGAAAGTGGAACAACTTATCCAGATATAACAATATTACCAGTACTCGCAAGTTTTTTTGATGTTACCATAGATACATTAATGAACTATAGAATAGATTTGACAGATGAAGAGATAAATCAAATTGGGCAAGAATGTGAAATGCTTATAGTAGAAAATAAAATGGATGAAGGATTAGAATTGACTGAGAAATATTTAAAGAGATATCCTAATAATTGGAAACTAAAATACAGATTATCTAATATATATACACTAGTAATGGTAAAGATTCCAAAAAAAGAAAAACAGAATGAAATGATTAATAGGTACATAAACATTCTTGAAGAAATATCAAATAACACTACAAATATAGAATTGAAAGAATTATCATTAGTAAGTCTTAGTTCTGGCTATATGATGAATAATCAAGCAAATAAAGCAGAAGAGGTAATAAAAAAAATATATAAACCATCTTGTGATCCAGATGTAATCTTGCCGCTTATATATATGCAGCAAGATAAAGTAGAAGAAGCTAAAAAGTTAATGCAAGAAAACTTATATAAGTCATTAAAAGAAGCACTAGTATCTTCTATGAGTTTAAGTTCTATAAATTATAATTATAAAGACGGTATGGATGAAAAGTATGTAGATTTTGAAAAGGCTGAAAGATATATAAAATTGAGTGATAGTATAAGAAAATTATTACCAGATCAAAGAAGTAATCATGATACATATATATATTTATATGATTTAGAGAGCAAACGTGGTCGATTAGATAAAGCATTGGATTATTTAGAAGAGATGATAGACTCTATACGAGATATAAATTTAAACAAACATAATTTTATAAATGAACATTGGTGTTATGACAAAATTGAAGATAAAAGTATAGATATAAAATTAGATATATATGGTATGTTAATTACTGCTTTAAAAGAAAGAGAAAATTTATTTAAAGATAACAAAAGATTTGAAAACATAATCAAAGAACTAGAAATATTAAAAGAAAAAAATCAAATTTAA
- a CDS encoding RNA polymerase sigma factor — translation MVSDSNLLMLLHNNPNDGLEAMMENYMGLVYKIIYNQLSNVLSNEDIEECVSDVFLYVFNYKDNIDLQKGSIKALLAVIAKRKSIDLYRKNKKTIDLKMPLESIEENTFDEFDSVSDSVSNNERNKLLIDAIKSLGEPDSEIIIRKFFFRESSKDISKVLGIKANTIDKKSSRCMDKLKKILRGVL, via the coding sequence TTGGTTTCAGATTCTAATTTATTAATGCTATTACATAATAACCCAAATGATGGCTTAGAAGCTATGATGGAAAATTATATGGGCCTTGTATATAAAATAATATATAACCAATTATCTAACGTACTTTCAAATGAGGATATAGAGGAATGCGTTAGTGATGTATTTTTGTACGTTTTTAATTATAAAGATAATATAGATTTACAAAAAGGATCAATTAAAGCACTTTTAGCTGTCATAGCTAAAAGAAAATCTATTGATTTATATAGAAAAAATAAAAAAACTATAGATTTGAAAATGCCACTCGAATCTATTGAGGAAAATACTTTCGACGAATTTGACTCAGTATCTGATTCAGTTTCTAATAACGAAAGAAATAAATTATTAATTGATGCTATTAAGTCTTTGGGGGAACCTGATAGTGAAATAATAATAAGGAAATTTTTCTTTAGGGAAAGCTCTAAAGATATTTCCAAAGTATTAGGTATTAAAGCTAATACCATAGATAAAAAGTCTTCAAGATGTATGGATAAACTAAAAAAAATCTTAAGGGGGGTTTTATAA
- a CDS encoding Na+/H+ antiporter NhaC family protein, whose product METCKINKNQIYVMLTMCIAPIVICALSNISLVYAFLLSVLFAVIISLKNGFTIKELKQMILKEINECKSLYVVILLIGATVSVWLSSGVVPSMIFYGLKYMDGMNILFSSFLLIAISSVFMGTAVGTISTIGIAILGIGKGFEIPTGLLVGVIVSGAFLADKISPISGLLNLTLATTETSYKEMVKSSLKTIIPTIIVCALIYYLIGNQYSNVSGSKSSIELMKAMKKEFFISPYFILVPVLIVILSIIGIKSIYCMMSGVIIGSIISIVFQNLKLLDLIKYIFLGFSTNSSSNIINETLNSGGIVSMVSVVIIVMGAIALASIMQGTGIINYLTKDLIYKIKSKKDLILKTGIISGILTVITCDQTIGIVVPSRLLKNKYEEIGVDKSILARTISDTGTMIAPLMPWNVNGLIVSLVTGVSCLSYAPFAILCFITPLMTVIVSNINKKK is encoded by the coding sequence ATGGAGACATGTAAAATAAATAAAAATCAAATTTATGTAATGCTGACTATGTGTATAGCACCAATAGTAATATGTGCACTTTCAAATATATCCTTAGTATATGCTTTTTTATTAAGTGTTTTATTTGCAGTGATTATATCATTAAAAAATGGATTTACAATAAAAGAATTAAAACAAATGATATTAAAGGAAATTAATGAGTGTAAAAGCTTATATGTAGTAATTTTATTAATAGGAGCCACTGTTTCTGTTTGGCTATCATCAGGTGTTGTTCCATCTATGATATTTTATGGTTTGAAATATATGGATGGTATGAACATATTATTTTCAAGTTTTTTATTAATAGCTATAAGCTCAGTTTTTATGGGAACTGCAGTTGGGACAATTAGTACAATTGGAATTGCTATATTAGGAATAGGTAAAGGATTTGAAATTCCAACAGGATTACTAGTTGGAGTAATAGTTTCTGGTGCATTTTTAGCTGATAAAATATCACCTATATCAGGTTTATTAAACCTAACATTAGCAACTACAGAAACCAGCTATAAAGAAATGGTTAAATCATCTTTAAAAACTATTATTCCTACTATAATAGTCTGTGCATTAATATACTATTTAATTGGTAACCAGTATAGTAATGTTAGCGGATCTAAAAGTTCAATAGAATTAATGAAAGCTATGAAAAAGGAATTTTTCATATCACCATATTTTATATTAGTACCAGTACTAATAGTTATACTATCTATAATAGGAATAAAATCAATATATTGTATGATGTCTGGTGTTATCATCGGAAGTATAATAAGCATCGTATTTCAAAATTTAAAATTATTAGATTTAATTAAGTATATATTTTTAGGGTTTAGTACTAATTCAAGTTCTAATATTATTAATGAAACCTTAAATAGTGGTGGGATTGTATCAATGGTATCTGTAGTTATTATAGTTATGGGAGCAATTGCTTTAGCATCAATAATGCAAGGTACGGGTATTATAAATTATTTAACTAAAGATTTAATTTATAAAATAAAAAGTAAAAAAGATTTAATTTTAAAAACAGGTATTATAAGTGGTATTCTTACAGTTATTACTTGTGACCAAACTATAGGTATTGTAGTGCCATCAAGATTATTAAAAAATAAATATGAAGAAATTGGAGTAGATAAAAGTATCTTAGCTAGAACTATATCTGATACAGGGACTATGATAGCTCCTCTTATGCCATGGAATGTAAATGGATTGATAGTAAGCTTAGTTACAGGTGTTTCATGTTTATCTTATGCACCTTTTGCAATATTATGTTTTATAACTCCTTTAATGACGGTAATAGTCTCAAATATAAATAAAAAAAAATAA
- a CDS encoding MutS-related protein, producing MKDIIMFLLGVAVIFLIALSVAIYDNINKLKYIKKKIIEDYGKEIDLKEVNIKMNSVSSYFRNKNEKNIIDDITWNDLNMDDIFKKINNTQSTAGLEILYNMLRNPLYNQQDLDKRNNVIEYFRKNEAKRKEVQYILGKLGISDDLYTTNCLYNEIDISGNKLLKYRLLAIAPIISLCLIFISGYFIILFALSIIFNIYISQNNKKYHYNTEGFTYVVSVVKAANKIKSLKIDEIEKNLYNIDSDLEEVKNIRKKYIKQDANSAIADVNVFSEYTKMIFLTDLITYEKVKNTIVRKSKNLKLVYEFVGIIDALIGVASFRDSLKYYSLPQLIKSNKKEDNLLEFTEIYHPLILNPVTNSGSFYNSILLTGSNASGKSTFIKAVAINAILAQTIYTCCAKDYKSLYFNVCTSMALKDDIFSNESYYIVEIKSLKRIIDNINDNTPCLCFVDEILRGTNTVERVASSCEVLKYLGDRNCICFAATHDIELTHLLNENFENYHFEEIITDKDIKFDYKLYKGRAQTRNAIKLLEFMKYDDSIVLNADKRAKLFLETGKWA from the coding sequence ATGAAAGATATAATAATGTTTTTATTAGGGGTTGCAGTTATTTTCTTGATAGCATTATCAGTAGCTATTTATGATAATATAAATAAATTAAAATATATTAAAAAGAAAATAATAGAAGATTACGGTAAAGAAATTGATTTAAAAGAAGTTAATATAAAAATGAATAGTGTATCAAGCTATTTTAGAAATAAAAATGAAAAGAATATAATAGATGATATAACTTGGAATGACCTTAATATGGACGATATTTTTAAAAAAATTAATAATACACAAAGTACTGCTGGATTAGAAATTTTATATAATATGCTTAGAAATCCTTTATATAATCAACAAGATTTAGATAAGAGAAATAATGTTATAGAGTATTTTAGAAAAAATGAAGCTAAAAGAAAAGAAGTACAATATATACTTGGAAAATTAGGAATTAGTGATGATTTATATACAACAAATTGCCTATATAATGAAATTGATATTAGTGGCAATAAGTTACTTAAATATAGATTATTAGCTATAGCACCTATAATAAGTTTATGTTTAATATTTATTAGTGGATACTTTATAATTTTATTTGCATTATCTATAATTTTCAATATATATATTAGTCAAAATAATAAAAAATATCATTATAATACAGAAGGATTTACATATGTAGTATCAGTAGTAAAAGCAGCTAATAAAATAAAAAGCCTAAAAATAGATGAGATTGAAAAAAATTTATATAACATAGATAGTGATTTAGAAGAAGTTAAAAACATACGAAAGAAATATATAAAACAAGATGCTAATAGTGCAATAGCTGATGTAAATGTGTTTAGTGAATATACAAAAATGATATTTCTTACAGATTTAATAACTTATGAAAAAGTAAAAAATACTATAGTTAGAAAAAGTAAAAATTTAAAATTAGTATATGAGTTTGTAGGTATTATAGATGCATTAATTGGAGTGGCGTCATTTAGAGATAGCTTAAAATATTATTCATTACCACAACTTATAAAAAGTAATAAAAAAGAAGATAATTTATTAGAATTTACAGAAATATATCATCCGTTAATTTTAAATCCAGTAACTAATAGTGGAAGTTTTTATAATAGTATTTTATTGACAGGATCAAATGCATCAGGAAAATCTACATTTATAAAAGCAGTAGCAATAAATGCTATATTAGCTCAAACAATATATACATGTTGTGCAAAAGATTATAAATCCTTATATTTTAATGTATGCACTTCAATGGCTTTAAAAGATGATATATTTAGTAATGAAAGTTATTATATAGTTGAAATAAAATCATTAAAACGAATAATAGATAATATAAATGATAATACACCTTGTTTATGTTTTGTAGATGAAATTTTAAGAGGAACAAACACTGTAGAAAGAGTGGCATCTTCTTGTGAAGTATTAAAATATTTAGGTGACAGAAATTGTATATGCTTTGCAGCAACTCATGACATAGAGCTTACACATTTATTAAATGAAAATTTTGAAAACTATCACTTTGAAGAAATTATAACTGATAAAGATATAAAATTTGATTATAAACTTTATAAAGGTAGAGCTCAAACGAGAAATGCTATAAAGTTACTTGAATTTATGAAATATGATGATTCAATAGTTTTAAATGCAGATAAAAGAGCTAAGTTATTTTTAGAAACAGGAAAATGGGCATAA
- a CDS encoding YaiI/YqxD family protein, with amino-acid sequence MKILIDADGCPVVDITIDVAKMFNIDVLIMCDTSHVFNKPGIETIVLSKGADSVDFALVNKVVKGDIIVTQDYGLAAMVLSKGGHPISQNGKIYTNENIDQLLFNRHISKKIRKSGGKMRGPKKRQKEDDILFEKNLIQLCEKLIIN; translated from the coding sequence ATGAAAATTTTAATAGATGCAGATGGATGTCCTGTAGTAGATATAACGATAGATGTAGCAAAAATGTTTAATATAGACGTACTAATAATGTGTGATACATCACATGTATTTAATAAGCCAGGAATAGAAACAATTGTCTTATCTAAAGGGGCGGATTCGGTGGATTTCGCATTAGTAAATAAAGTCGTTAAAGGTGATATTATAGTAACACAGGATTATGGATTAGCAGCAATGGTTCTTTCGAAAGGAGGACATCCAATTAGCCAAAATGGAAAAATATACACTAATGAAAATATAGATCAATTATTATTTAACAGACATATATCTAAAAAAATAAGAAAATCTGGAGGTAAAATGAGAGGTCCTAAAAAAAGACAAAAAGAAGATGATATATTATTTGAAAAAAATTTAATACAATTATGTGAAAAACTTATAATTAATTAA
- a CDS encoding winged helix-turn-helix transcriptional regulator produces the protein MISYKEKNYVCLLDLAMEMIRGKLKAVIIYHLNKGEKRFLGLQRITYGVNQKALTEKLKELEEDKLITKVIYPEVPPRVEYFLTDMGKYLAIVLESLEDWSSKYFSHLK, from the coding sequence ATGATATCTTATAAAGAAAAAAATTACGTTTGTTTACTTGATTTAGCTATGGAGATGATAAGAGGTAAATTGAAAGCTGTAATTATCTATCATTTAAATAAAGGTGAGAAAAGATTTTTGGGGCTTCAAAGAATAACATATGGTGTAAATCAAAAAGCTCTTACAGAAAAGCTAAAAGAACTTGAGGAGGATAAATTAATAACTAAAGTCATTTATCCTGAAGTGCCTCCTAGAGTTGAATATTTCTTAACTGATATGGGTAAATACCTAGCTATAGTACTCGAATCTTTAGAAGATTGGTCTAGTAAATATTTCTCTCATTTAAAATAA
- a CDS encoding MarR family winged helix-turn-helix transcriptional regulator, with protein MNDTKLELIVQNFITIMPLFQKKLIRRNCGFAHDTFNHSQFQIMAVLKDTGKQPISEVAKKLLISTPNMTKLLNKLIDEDMIERFPDQKDRRIINIDLTEKGHTYLDAKFENVKLTLKERLSPLPDGQKDKLLISLENLKEVLTEISSED; from the coding sequence ATGAATGATACAAAATTAGAATTAATAGTTCAAAATTTCATAACTATTATGCCACTGTTTCAGAAAAAATTAATAAGAAGAAATTGTGGATTTGCACATGATACATTTAATCATTCTCAATTTCAAATAATGGCAGTTTTAAAAGATACTGGTAAGCAACCCATATCTGAGGTAGCAAAAAAATTATTAATTTCAACACCTAATATGACCAAACTTTTAAATAAACTTATAGATGAAGACATGATAGAGAGATTTCCTGATCAGAAAGATAGAAGAATTATAAATATTGATTTGACAGAAAAAGGACATACTTATCTAGATGCAAAGTTTGAAAACGTTAAATTAACTTTAAAAGAAAGATTATCACCTTTACCAGATGGTCAAAAAGATAAGCTACTTATTTCTTTAGAAAATTTAAAAGAAGTATTAACAGAAATAAGCTCAGAAGATTAA
- a CDS encoding PTS sugar transporter subunit IIBC — translation MNKNIVAICENEASAKSLQQAALELGFNVKYEVQAKSAIKNELSEKDINEAAIVLFVISYDVEDIEKIERFIDREYYEVEPQFVINDAKAVLNEISSELN, via the coding sequence ATGAATAAAAATATAGTAGCAATATGTGAAAATGAAGCAAGTGCTAAGTCGTTACAACAAGCAGCTTTAGAATTAGGATTTAATGTTAAGTATGAGGTTCAAGCAAAATCAGCTATAAAAAATGAATTATCAGAAAAGGATATAAATGAAGCTGCAATAGTACTTTTTGTAATAAGCTACGATGTAGAAGATATAGAAAAAATAGAAAGATTTATAGATCGTGAATATTATGAAGTTGAGCCACAATTTGTTATTAATGATGCAAAAGCAGTTCTTAATGAAATATCATCAGAGTTAAATTAA
- a CDS encoding FUSC family protein gives MDKKTILSKTMLFIFIVAFVIFFKTIFGDENTLVGVTTITATLMLLHRDLTLSPLKNTARLIVLNLFIGISSVLAASNMWLGIPVNFITLFTISYLLCYSLRNSMYLPFSLQYLFLLANPIPQNLISIRLASLVFGALVIMFAQIIANKNKIKKSGDKILISICNSILYKIELLKTNGDISTLKEDINLQLNSFRSMIYDKRESDFYLTEEARIKLNLSVSLESINMLLDKINDLSEVAFIINNLELFLEEVKAVLQDNDYEKLSKKMKHLLVECEDEGIDDLYSLQMLDSIILLCDSIGELRNLDKSNFNKIHRIGKKPENFKHSIFKIAFSKTKSIRFCYAIRVATGITLGAFIMDYFKFTEGRWIVFTLLSLINPIYEVSKSKTKDRIVATLIGAVIILVLFGIFKDSTSRLVIIMLTGYISNYTVKYKYSMICTTVSAIGSAALVGNVQELTIDRILFVLIGMALAILINAFVLPYRLEDSINELKEMYDSVIKEMISEIYNIANGNKQINTIKNLFIITSFIENKAMLNSQISKNEISAKIIKEQRLLVTNVYELYTWIAKEKINPKYANKILSSVNQLIINQGESLENKFETIQKYISEIKDLKTKITLSSVLIILQEIKEIKNLNLKAQI, from the coding sequence ATGGACAAAAAAACAATTTTATCAAAAACCATGTTATTTATTTTTATAGTAGCATTTGTAATTTTTTTCAAAACTATATTTGGAGATGAAAATACACTTGTAGGTGTTACAACTATTACAGCAACATTAATGCTTTTACATCGAGACTTAACATTATCACCTCTAAAAAATACAGCTAGATTGATAGTATTGAATTTATTTATAGGTATATCATCAGTTTTAGCAGCTTCAAATATGTGGCTAGGAATACCTGTAAATTTTATAACTTTATTTACTATAAGTTACTTACTTTGCTATAGTTTGAGAAATTCAATGTACTTACCGTTTTCATTACAGTATTTATTTTTATTAGCAAATCCAATACCACAAAATTTAATATCTATTAGGTTAGCATCGTTAGTATTTGGAGCATTAGTTATAATGTTTGCTCAGATAATTGCTAATAAGAATAAAATTAAAAAAAGTGGAGACAAAATTTTAATTAGTATATGTAATAGTATATTATATAAAATTGAATTATTAAAAACTAATGGTGATATTAGTACTTTAAAAGAGGATATAAATTTACAATTAAATTCTTTTAGAAGTATGATATATGATAAAAGGGAATCGGATTTTTATTTAACGGAAGAAGCAAGAATAAAATTAAATCTATCAGTTTCTTTAGAATCAATAAATATGTTATTAGATAAAATAAATGATTTGTCAGAAGTAGCTTTTATTATAAATAATTTAGAATTATTTTTAGAAGAAGTTAAAGCTGTATTACAAGATAATGATTACGAAAAATTGTCAAAAAAGATGAAGCATTTATTAGTTGAATGTGAAGACGAAGGTATAGATGATTTATATTCACTACAAATGCTAGACAGTATAATTTTATTATGTGATAGTATTGGAGAACTAAGAAACTTAGATAAATCTAATTTTAATAAGATACATAGAATAGGAAAAAAACCAGAAAATTTCAAGCATAGTATATTTAAAATAGCTTTTTCAAAAACTAAATCTATAAGATTTTGTTATGCTATTAGAGTGGCTACAGGTATAACTCTTGGTGCATTTATAATGGATTATTTTAAATTCACAGAAGGTCGTTGGATAGTATTTACATTATTGTCGTTAATAAATCCTATTTATGAGGTATCTAAATCAAAGACAAAAGATAGAATTGTAGCAACATTAATAGGAGCTGTGATTATATTAGTGTTATTTGGAATATTTAAAGATTCTACAAGTAGATTAGTTATAATCATGTTGACTGGATATATATCTAATTACACTGTCAAATATAAATATAGTATGATATGTACGACGGTATCTGCTATAGGATCAGCCGCTTTGGTAGGAAATGTACAGGAATTAACAATAGATAGAATTTTATTTGTTTTAATTGGCATGGCTTTAGCTATATTAATAAATGCGTTTGTACTACCTTATAGATTAGAGGATTCTATAAACGAATTAAAAGAAATGTATGATAGTGTAATTAAAGAAATGATATCAGAAATATACAATATAGCTAATGGTAATAAACAGATAAATACTATCAAAAACTTATTTATAATAACTTCATTTATAGAAAATAAAGCTATGCTGAATAGTCAGATATCAAAAAATGAAATAAGTGCAAAAATAATAAAAGAACAAAGACTTTTAGTTACAAATGTATATGAGTTATATACTTGGATAGCTAAAGAAAAGATAAACCCTAAATATGCAAATAAAATTTTATCATCTGTAAATCAATTGATAATAAACCAAGGAGAGTCTTTAGAAAATAAATTTGAAACAATACAAAAATATATAAGTGAAATTAAAGATTTAAAAACAAAAATAACACTAAGTAGTGTATTAATAATATTGCAAGAAATAAAAGAAATAAAAAATTTAAATTTAAAAGCTCAGATTTAA
- a CDS encoding VOC family protein: MKFKFCHNNFNVLNLEKSIEFYEKALGLKETKRSVAEDGSFILVYLGDEETNHKLELTWLRDWDRPYNLGDNEFHLALRVDDFEAAHKLHKDMGCICYENEAMGIYFIADPDNYWIEILPPQR; this comes from the coding sequence ATGAAATTTAAATTTTGTCACAATAATTTTAATGTATTAAATCTTGAAAAAAGTATAGAATTTTATGAAAAGGCGTTAGGTCTAAAAGAAACTAAAAGATCAGTAGCAGAAGACGGAAGCTTTATATTAGTATATTTAGGTGATGAGGAGACAAATCACAAGTTAGAATTAACTTGGCTAAGAGATTGGGATAGACCATATAACTTAGGAGATAATGAGTTCCACTTAGCTTTAAGAGTTGATGACTTTGAAGCAGCACATAAATTACACAAAGATATGGGATGTATATGCTATGAAAATGAAGCTATGGGGATATACTTTATAGCAGATCCTGATAATTATTGGATAGAAATACTTCCACCTCAAAGATAA